One Pseudomonadota bacterium genomic window, TGCGGCTGATGCTGATTTGACCACGGCCAGAGGCGTGTATTTATGGGGCGGACCGCAGGGGAGCGTGACCAATCAGGGCTTGATTTATTCCACGGCAAGCAGCCTGCAAAACCAGGCCATTGCCTATGGGATCTGCGCCCAGGCCCATGAGGTCCGGAATACGGGGCAGATCTCCGCCAGCGCCTCAGCATCGAACGATCAGGCACTGGCGTATGGTGTTTTGCTGTTCAACGGCGGCAGTGAGGTTGATCTTCAAAACAATGGGCAGATTACTGCCGGGGCCGAGGGTGTGAATGCCAGGGCATATGGCGTGTGGACCGACAGCCGCTTACACAGCACTGTTGTCAACAACGGCCGGATCATCGCAAACGCTTCGAGTAAATCCGCAACAGGAATCTTACTCAGTGGCGGACCCTCGAGTGTCACCAACACCGGCCGCATCGAAGCCACAGCGGATTCAGGATACGCATTCGGGGTAGCCGCATATGCTGATGCGACCATTGTAAACAGCGGCAGTATCCTGGCGTCAGGGCCTGATCCATACTCTATCTACTCTGATGGTTTTTTTAATATGCGGTTGATCCTCCAGACGGGTTCGGCTTTGTTGGGGTTTGTAAGCCTTGATGGAAATGATGACTATGTGGAATTGCAGGGCACCGGCACTGAGGATGAGGTTTTCCTCGGTGTTGAGACACTGAAAATGTCCGGTGTGGACTGGACCCTTACGGGGAGTTCAGCCTTTGGTTCCATCGGCATCCAGCGAGGCCGGCTGCGGATAAACGGCGCTATTTCCGGACCGACAACTGTTGAAGCCTCTGGCACGCTGGGGGGGTATGGGATACTTACGGGCAATGTCTTCAATCAGGGCATGGTAGCACCGGGCAACTCCATCGGCACCCTCACCGTTGCCGGGGACTACACCCACACTGCCGGTGCGGTTCTGGAAACCGAGGTGGGCAGTGGCGTCTCCGATCTTTTGGCGGTCACAGGCACGGCCGATATTCAGGGAGGCACACTACAGGTTGTGCCATACGGTTACGCTACTGCAGGCGATTACACATTTCTGACCGCAGGCACGCTCCAGGGTGCCTTTGACCAGGTTGACACCCCGGCAGTACTGAATGCCGCGTTGAGCAGTCTATCCCCCAATGCACTGTCCATGAGCATAACCCGAAACAGCTATCAGTCACTGGCGGCGGATCATAACCAGACCAGTGTGGCCAGTGTCATGGATCAGGTCCGCCCTCCAGCTGTCGGCGACATGGCCGTTGTTCTCAATCAGGTTGACACGCTGAGCCTTGGAGGCGTTCGGGATGCTATGGACGATCTGATGCCAAAGCTTCATGCCGGGGCAAGCTCTACGGCACTGGCCAATGCTCACAGGAGCATGGACTACATTCGTATTCGCGGAAGGAACCTGCGGAGTCACCGCAATCCGGAGGTAGGCCAAACCCGCTTCAAGGGACTGATGTTGGCCTCTGTTGATAATTGGATGCCAGGCATGGGGCTGCCGGAAGAGCCCAGAAACAGCAGCAAGGCTGAAGAGGCGTCCTTGATCTCCAATCCCGGCATGTGGTTCAACTCCCTGGGATCCTATGCCAAATACAAGGACACATCCGAGAGCCCTGCCTTTCGGGAACGTGTGTGGGGTTTTATGCTGGGGCTTGAGTTCCGGATCAATGACAGCCTGAGGGGCGGTGTGGCAGGAGTATTTTCCGAAGAACGACTTGAAGAGGCCGCCTCACGG contains:
- a CDS encoding autotransporter domain-containing protein, producing MAYWQDKQKPMKLDRSIKYIFCLLGVFLACGISFAEPPPSSFDLRDINGDSYIGPVRDQGVCGSCYSFGALAAAESVYNRHNGLYDSVVVDFSESFIIWSLSPLYEGFDGCDGASYDYEELTGLVEHGVPMEADFPYVQIDPGPDNHHWDAPRVGFTEWYRIPPNDIETTKRIIRRFGAVDVAVFVDGAFQAYPGGIFQNTGTAANSFLPYYSSTNHAVSLVGWEDDPGDGGMGYWILRNSWGTTWGEDGYMRIRYTSARVSMEGTYLIYEAWGGEDVSWENAGEIQAVPWSAGGTMNAHAVDIWTGEESTVTNTGTLSATAAADADLTTARGVYLWGGPQGSVTNQGLIYSTASSLQNQAIAYGICAQAHEVRNTGQISASASASNDQALAYGVLLFNGGSEVDLQNNGQITAGAEGVNARAYGVWTDSRLHSTVVNNGRIIANASSKSATGILLSGGPSSVTNTGRIEATADSGYAFGVAAYADATIVNSGSILASGPDPYSIYSDGFFNMRLILQTGSALLGFVSLDGNDDYVELQGTGTEDEVFLGVETLKMSGVDWTLTGSSAFGSIGIQRGRLRINGAISGPTTVEASGTLGGYGILTGNVFNQGMVAPGNSIGTLTVAGDYTHTAGAVLETEVGSGVSDLLAVTGTADIQGGTLQVVPYGYATAGDYTFLTAGTLQGAFDQVDTPAVLNAALSSLSPNALSMSITRNSYQSLAADHNQTSVASVMDQVRPPAVGDMAVVLNQVDTLSLGGVRDAMDDLMPKLHAGASSTALANAHRSMDYIRIRGRNLRSHRNPEVGQTRFKGLMLASVDNWMPGMGLPEEPRNSSKAEEASLISNPGMWFNSLGSYAKYKDTSESPAFRERVWGFMLGLEFRINDSLRGGVAGVFSEERLEEAASRSISEIDSYRGLLYALWDDAAQAGGYYVEIAIGFGQNRFDSERSIAFLNRTAFSKHDGQDYFASINAGHDWTIDRWRFGPTMGIGYVYLHEKGYGEHGAGAADLKIDSRNSDSLLSLLGFHVTRFFKLEKSVLITELRARWDHDYLADSESLRCRLTAAGPSFDISGRDRAKNSVLLGAGLKAAFSKKITGSLDYDCMLRNSDGYTSHMFNVGLKILF